From the Deferribacterota bacterium genome, the window AGTTTTTGTTGTGGTGGAGGTGGCGGAAGAATAATAGCTGAAGAGAAGCTAGGTGAAAGGATTAATCTTACGAGAATAAAAATGGCAAAGGATGTTGGTGAGTCAATTTTAGTATCGAATTGTCCTTTTTGTATGACTATGTTTGAAGAGGGTATTAAACTTGCGGGATATGAAGATATGATGTATGTTAAAGATTTAGCAGAAATAATAAATGAACATATACAATAGAGGAGGTTATTTATGAATATTTTAGTATGTATCAAACAAGTACCCGACCTTGAATCAAAATTTAAAATTAATGATAATGGTGATTGGGTAAAAGAAACATACGTTGGATTTCGAATGAACGAATATGATGAATATGCAATTGAAGAGGCTGTTCAGTTAAAGGAGAAATTAGGTGCTTCAGAGGTTGATATAACAGTATTGTCAATTGGTCCATCAAGGGTTGAAGAGGCAATAAAAAAAGCATTGGCTATGGGTTGCGATAGGGGGGTTCATATAGAGGATAATGAAGAATATAAAAAAGATCCTTTTAGAAAGGCATCAATTATCTATGAGTTTGCAAAGGATAAGAATTTTGATATAGTTTTCCTAGGAATGCAGTCTGAAGATAGAGGATCAGCGCAGGTAGGTGCGCATTTGGGTGAGCTATTAAAAGTTAATTGTGTAACAACTGTTATAGACTTTGAATATGGTGATAATCTTTTGAAATTAAAAAGAGAACTTGAGGGTGGTATAAGGGCTTTAGTTGAATGTAAATTACCAGCTGTATTAACATGCCAGCTTGGTTTGAATATACCAAGATATCCAACGTTGCCCAATATAATGAAGGCAAAAAGGAAAGAATTAAAAAGTTTTTCAGTTAATGATTTTGATAAGGCAGAAAATCTTTATACAATTGAAAAAATAGCTTTTCCAGAGAAGAAGGGTAAAGCACGTATTATAGAAGGATCAACAGATGAATTAGTTGGTGAAGTATTAAAGCTATTTAAGGAAAAACTTACATTATAAAAGGGAGGTTAATATGGCAATATTAATTATAGGTGAATATAGAGATGGCAAGTTTTTTGAGGGTTGTTATGATACAATAGGATATGCAAAGGAATATAACAAAGAATATATATTATTTGCTGTTGGCAATAAAGAAGATTTGCCAAAAGTAGACTGTAAAGTAT encodes:
- a CDS encoding electron transfer flavoprotein subunit beta/FixA family protein — protein: MNILVCIKQVPDLESKFKINDNGDWVKETYVGFRMNEYDEYAIEEAVQLKEKLGASEVDITVLSIGPSRVEEAIKKALAMGCDRGVHIEDNEEYKKDPFRKASIIYEFAKDKNFDIVFLGMQSEDRGSAQVGAHLGELLKVNCVTTVIDFEYGDNLLKLKRELEGGIRALVECKLPAVLTCQLGLNIPRYPTLPNIMKAKRKELKSFSVNDFDKAENLYTIEKIAFPEKKGKARIIEGSTDELVGEVLKLFKEKLTL